From Mya arenaria isolate MELC-2E11 chromosome 1, ASM2691426v1, a single genomic window includes:
- the LOC128236744 gene encoding actin-related protein 2/3 complex subunit 2-B-like has product MILLEIHNRIVEETLTNKIKSIQDGNKPDTIDITIADFDGVLFHLTNPNGDKSKITVSISLHFYKDLEGHGAEELIKREYSDILIAPEDGYNVTVQFDLENIPPNWEELVKKTSLLKRNCFASVFEKYFKIQEDIQKAKKNNTPPPAAERAVVQYRPDETMYVEAMGDRVTVIFSTIFKDDDDIIIGKVFMQEFKEGRRNNQQAPQVLFSHKEPPMELKDTDARTGENIGYITFVLYPRHTSPAARDNTINLIHTLRDYLHYHIKCSKAYIHTRMRAKTSDFLRVLNRARPEKEKEKKTITGKTFRQS; this is encoded by the exons ATGATTTTATTAGAAATTCACAACAGGATTGTAGAGGAgacattaacaaacaaaatcaagAGCATTCAAGATGG aaataaaccAGATACTATAGATATTACAATTGCTGACTTTGATGGTGTACTTTTTCACCTTACCAACCCAAATGGAGACAAAAGCAAAATCACA gTCAGTATATCGCTGCATTTTTACAAAGACTTAGAGGGGCATGGAGCAGAAGAG CTCATCAAGCGGGAATATTCTGATATTCTTATTGCCCCCGAAGATG GTTACAATGTCACAGTACAGTTTGACCTTGAAAACATTCCACCAAACTGGGAAGAGCTCGTGAAAAAGACGTCCCTACTGAAGAGGAACTGTTTTGCGTCAGTGTTCGAAAAGTACTTCAAGATTCAGGAAGACATTCAAAAGGCTAAGAAGAATAACACACCTCCGCCTGCCGCAGAGAGGGCTGTGGTGCAGTATCGGCCTGACGAGACTAT GTATGTTGAAGCGATGGGAGACAGAGTGACAGTGATATTCAGCACCATATTTAAGGACGATGACGACATCATCATAGGGAAGGTCTTCATGCAG GAGTTTAAGGAAGGTCGTCGTAACAACCAGCAAGCACCCCAGGTTCTCTTCAGCCACAAGGAACCACCAATGGAGCTGAAGGATACAGACGCTCGGACAGGGGAAAACATTGGATACATCACATTTG TGCTATATCCCCGTCACACGTCCCCAGCGGCCCGAGACAACACCATCAACCTGATACACACTCTGAGGGATTACCTACACTACCATATTAAGTGCTCAAAG GCCTACATTCACACACGTATGCGAGCCAAGACGTCAGATTTCCTACGAGTTCTCAACAGAGCTCGCCCAGAGAAGGAAAAGGAAAAGAAAACGATCAC TGGAAAGACATTCCGACAAAGCTAG